In Persicimonas caeni, a single window of DNA contains:
- a CDS encoding cellulose synthase family protein has translation MLEFEDLTTLQIVVLTVYFAILLVLSFYGSHRYAIVALYKKFAQGDDPQPKDRFAPEQLPVVTVQLPLYNERYVVERLIRAVCQLDYPKDRLEIQVLDDSTDDTTDKAAKLVDEMRERGFDISLHHRKDRTGYKAGALEAGMAKARGEFIAVFDADFVPQPSFLRDTIDHFTDEEIGMVQARWEHINREFSLLTRAQAILLDGHFVLEHTARNRAGRFFNFNGTAGIWRKETIIDAGGWEHDTLTEDLDLSYRAQLEGWQFVFLRDVTAPSEIPVEMNAFRSQQHRWAKGSIQTALKLLPRILKSNLPREIKYEAFHHLTSNFAYLLMVILAVLMPLATIIRIHQGWYEALFLDLPIFLGATFSVCYFYWVSQREIGRNAWEILRLIPAVLGLGIGVSVNNAKAVVEAMVGHQTPFVRTPKYAIQSVGESWSSKLYIRKSTILPLVEFALGAWFTYGIFFVVVSENHSFFSVPFLILFQFGFFYVATLSAFQGLRGAVRAR, from the coding sequence ATGCTCGAGTTCGAAGATTTGACCACATTGCAGATCGTTGTCCTGACGGTCTACTTTGCGATCTTGCTGGTGCTATCGTTTTACGGCTCGCACCGCTACGCCATCGTGGCCCTGTACAAAAAGTTTGCGCAGGGAGACGACCCGCAGCCCAAGGATCGCTTCGCGCCCGAGCAGCTTCCGGTCGTCACCGTCCAACTCCCCCTTTACAACGAGCGGTATGTGGTCGAGCGGCTCATCCGCGCGGTCTGCCAGCTCGACTATCCCAAAGATCGCCTCGAGATTCAGGTCCTCGACGACTCGACCGACGACACCACCGACAAGGCGGCCAAGCTGGTCGACGAGATGCGCGAGCGCGGCTTCGACATCAGCCTGCACCACCGAAAAGACCGCACCGGCTACAAAGCTGGCGCACTCGAAGCGGGCATGGCCAAGGCGCGCGGCGAGTTCATCGCCGTGTTCGACGCCGACTTCGTGCCGCAGCCAAGCTTTCTGCGCGACACCATCGACCACTTCACCGACGAAGAGATCGGCATGGTGCAGGCTCGCTGGGAACATATCAACCGCGAGTTCAGCCTGCTCACGCGCGCCCAGGCGATCTTGCTCGATGGGCACTTCGTGCTCGAGCACACCGCGCGTAACCGCGCCGGACGCTTCTTTAATTTCAACGGCACGGCCGGCATCTGGCGAAAGGAGACGATCATCGACGCCGGCGGCTGGGAGCACGACACGCTCACCGAGGACCTCGACCTGTCGTACCGCGCCCAACTCGAGGGCTGGCAGTTCGTCTTCTTGCGCGACGTCACCGCCCCCAGCGAGATTCCGGTGGAGATGAACGCGTTTCGCTCCCAGCAACACCGCTGGGCCAAAGGCTCGATCCAGACAGCTCTGAAGTTGCTCCCGCGGATCCTCAAAAGCAACCTGCCCCGCGAGATCAAATACGAGGCCTTCCACCACCTGACCTCGAATTTCGCCTACCTGCTCATGGTGATTTTGGCGGTGCTCATGCCGCTGGCGACCATCATTCGCATCCACCAGGGCTGGTACGAGGCGCTCTTTTTGGACCTGCCCATCTTTTTGGGGGCGACCTTCTCGGTCTGCTATTTCTATTGGGTCTCCCAGCGCGAGATCGGACGCAACGCTTGGGAGATCTTACGGCTCATTCCGGCGGTGCTCGGCCTGGGGATCGGCGTGTCGGTCAACAACGCCAAGGCCGTCGTCGAGGCGATGGTCGGTCATCAGACACCCTTCGTGCGCACCCCCAAATACGCCATCCAGAGTGTCGGCGAGTCGTGGTCCTCGAAGCTCTATATCCGCAAATCGACCATCTTGCCGCTGGTAGAGTTCGCCCTGGGCGCCTGGTTCACCTACGGGATCTTTTTTGTGGTCGTCAGCGAAAATCACAGCTTCTTTAGCGTGCCCTTCTTGATTCTCTTCCAGTTCGGCTTCTTCTACGTGGCCACGCTGAGCGCGTTCCAGGGCCTTCGTGGCGCAGTCAGGGCTCGATAA
- a CDS encoding UbiA prenyltransferase family protein: MARGVFVTLRPHQWVKNFFVLAPLFFSKSFMSPEKAALAVSAAFLFCLAAGTVYLFNDVFDIEKDKKHPVKCRRPIPSGELPLPVAKATAWLLGAGTIAGSFALGPWTGAVITGYLLMNLAYSTVLKNVAFLDVTIIATGFVLRVLAGAFAINVFISEWLIACTFFLALYLGLGKRDHELRLYLNGEVKKSRKVLESYRAEHLDFAVLFVAGLTIAVYTVYTLTAALPEIATALPYQPLRSQPTPFTSPWLPVTVLFAVFGITRFYQLINKDSPESPTDLLLRDAPFLINIFLWAAVMLVLAFA; this comes from the coding sequence ATGGCGCGCGGTGTCTTCGTGACCCTTCGGCCGCATCAGTGGGTCAAGAACTTCTTTGTGCTCGCGCCGCTCTTCTTCTCGAAGAGCTTCATGAGCCCCGAGAAGGCCGCGCTGGCCGTCTCGGCGGCGTTTTTGTTCTGCCTGGCTGCCGGTACCGTCTATCTGTTCAACGATGTCTTCGACATCGAGAAAGACAAAAAGCATCCGGTCAAATGTCGACGCCCGATCCCATCTGGCGAGCTTCCCTTGCCGGTGGCCAAGGCGACTGCTTGGCTTCTGGGGGCGGGCACGATCGCCGGCTCGTTCGCACTGGGCCCGTGGACGGGCGCGGTCATTACCGGCTATTTGCTCATGAACCTGGCCTACTCGACGGTGCTCAAGAACGTCGCTTTTCTCGACGTGACGATCATCGCCACGGGCTTTGTGTTGCGCGTGCTCGCCGGGGCGTTCGCCATCAATGTGTTCATCTCCGAGTGGCTGATCGCGTGCACCTTCTTCTTGGCGCTGTATCTCGGCCTGGGCAAGCGCGATCACGAGCTTCGCCTCTACCTGAACGGCGAGGTCAAAAAGTCGCGCAAGGTCCTCGAGAGCTACCGCGCCGAGCACCTCGACTTTGCCGTGCTCTTCGTGGCCGGGCTGACGATCGCCGTCTACACGGTCTACACGCTGACTGCTGCGCTGCCCGAGATCGCCACGGCGCTTCCCTACCAGCCGCTTCGCAGCCAACCGACACCGTTCACGTCGCCGTGGCTGCCGGTGACGGTGCTCTTCGCCGTCTTTGGCATCACCCGCTTCTATCAGCTCATCAACAAGGACTCGCCGGAGAGTCCCACCGACTTGCTCCTGCGAGACGCCCCGTTTCTGATCAACATCTTTTTGTGGGCCGCGGTGATGCTGGTCCTGGCGTTCGCCTAG
- a CDS encoding hemolysin family protein, whose protein sequence is MTLLILYVLLALGVSFLCSVLEAVLLSVSPSYVAALQQQGDKVGERLEKLKRDIDRPLASILSLNTIAHTVGAAGAGAQAQVVFGDALIAVFSAVLTLAILIFSEIIPKTLGASYWRGLAPWATRILIPMIWLMYPFVLLSKALTRIISPKKQAHTVSREEFSALADIGTREGVFEEEESRILRNLLRFKSLRVKDIMTPRTVVLASPEDRSVEEFFDKRPNPRFSRIPIYGENRDDITGYVLKHDLLLELANDRGDSKLGDLRREVLVVPELLSLRELFERLIETQEHLALVVDEYGGMAGIVTMEDLVETLLGLEIVDEVDLIQDMQVLARHQWYNRAKRLGLVTEDDTADDLGIDLPSRPGAESPDSSSSPDKGAEPPPSE, encoded by the coding sequence ATGACGCTACTCATTCTATACGTGCTTTTGGCGCTCGGGGTCTCCTTCCTGTGCTCTGTACTGGAAGCGGTCCTGCTAAGTGTCAGCCCCTCATACGTCGCTGCGCTCCAGCAGCAAGGTGACAAGGTTGGCGAGCGCCTCGAGAAGCTCAAGCGCGACATCGACCGCCCGCTCGCCTCGATTCTGAGCCTGAACACCATTGCGCACACCGTGGGCGCTGCCGGCGCCGGTGCGCAGGCGCAGGTCGTCTTTGGCGATGCACTCATCGCTGTGTTTTCGGCGGTGCTCACCTTGGCGATCCTGATCTTCTCGGAGATCATTCCCAAGACGCTGGGCGCATCGTACTGGCGTGGACTGGCGCCGTGGGCCACGCGCATTCTGATCCCGATGATCTGGCTGATGTACCCGTTCGTGCTCCTCTCCAAGGCGCTCACGCGGATCATCTCGCCCAAAAAGCAGGCGCATACCGTCAGCCGTGAGGAGTTCAGCGCGCTGGCCGACATCGGCACCCGCGAAGGCGTCTTCGAAGAGGAAGAGTCGCGTATCCTGCGCAACCTGCTTCGCTTCAAGTCGCTGCGCGTCAAAGACATCATGACCCCGCGCACCGTCGTGCTCGCCTCCCCCGAGGATCGCAGCGTCGAAGAGTTTTTCGACAAGCGGCCCAACCCGCGTTTTTCGCGTATCCCCATTTACGGCGAAAACCGCGACGACATCACCGGATACGTGCTCAAGCACGATCTGTTGCTCGAACTGGCCAACGACCGCGGCGACTCGAAGCTGGGTGACCTACGCCGCGAGGTCCTGGTCGTCCCCGAGCTGCTGTCGCTTCGCGAGTTGTTCGAGCGGCTCATCGAGACCCAAGAGCACCTGGCGCTGGTCGTCGACGAGTACGGCGGCATGGCGGGCATCGTGACGATGGAAGACCTGGTCGAGACCCTCCTCGGCCTGGAGATCGTCGACGAGGTCGACCTCATCCAGGACATGCAGGTCTTGGCGCGCCACCAGTGGTACAACCGCGCCAAACGCCTCGGACTTGTGACCGAAGACGACACCGCCGACGACCTGGGCATCGACCTGCCGTCACGGCCCGGCGCGGAGTCGCCCGACTCGAGCAGCTCGCCCGACAAAGGCGCAGAGCCGCCGCCGTCTGAATAG
- a CDS encoding MlaE family lipid ABC transporter permease subunit, whose amino-acid sequence MEITREDIDGGRTVRLKPRGALDVDHAEKLHAEFEHLCAQSGVEQVVVDFSEVRELDSAGIAVISLGSYRLGEVGRQLHTENLSDEQRDALDLMPQFTGELAEKYVPTFFESVGELGLNGWHELKHYYDTFTDAVFAFVDMFKGRFPPKNSVTEQSVAIGVDAFPIIGLLSLLLGLIMAFQSAYQLRQFGANIYVANLVVISMVREFGPMMTGIMLAGRSGSAIAAELATMKVQEEIDALQTMGINPSRYLILPRMIAITIVTPSLALMSDIIGVSGGFLIGTLYLDLSADSYINQTLISVTLGDVMHGLLKSVVFAWIIGTIACYAGMNVRGGASGVGRATTRAVVASIFMIIVADSIFTTVSTLMGG is encoded by the coding sequence ATGGAAATCACGCGCGAAGACATCGATGGGGGACGCACCGTGCGGTTGAAGCCGCGCGGCGCCTTGGACGTCGACCATGCCGAGAAGCTGCACGCCGAGTTCGAGCACCTCTGCGCGCAATCTGGCGTCGAGCAGGTCGTCGTCGACTTCTCGGAGGTGCGCGAGCTCGACTCGGCCGGTATCGCGGTCATCTCGCTGGGGTCGTATCGCCTCGGCGAGGTCGGACGCCAGTTACACACCGAAAACCTGAGCGACGAGCAGCGCGACGCGCTCGACCTGATGCCCCAGTTTACCGGCGAGCTGGCCGAAAAATATGTCCCCACCTTCTTCGAGTCGGTCGGAGAGCTGGGGTTGAACGGCTGGCACGAGCTCAAGCACTACTACGACACGTTTACCGACGCCGTCTTCGCCTTCGTCGATATGTTCAAGGGGCGCTTCCCGCCCAAAAATTCGGTCACCGAGCAGTCGGTGGCCATCGGCGTCGACGCCTTTCCAATCATCGGGCTGCTCAGCCTTCTTCTCGGCCTGATCATGGCCTTCCAGTCGGCCTACCAGCTGCGCCAGTTCGGGGCGAATATCTACGTGGCCAACCTGGTGGTCATCTCGATGGTGCGCGAGTTCGGCCCGATGATGACCGGCATCATGCTCGCCGGGCGCAGCGGCTCGGCGATCGCCGCCGAGTTGGCGACCATGAAGGTCCAGGAGGAGATCGACGCACTCCAGACCATGGGGATCAACCCCAGCCGCTACCTGATTCTCCCGCGCATGATCGCGATTACGATCGTTACGCCGTCGCTGGCGCTGATGAGTGATATCATCGGCGTGTCCGGTGGCTTTTTGATCGGTACGCTCTACCTGGACCTGTCGGCCGACTCGTATATCAACCAGACGCTGATCTCGGTGACGCTGGGCGATGTGATGCACGGGCTGCTCAAGAGCGTGGTCTTTGCTTGGATCATCGGCACGATTGCTTGTTACGCTGGAATGAACGTGCGCGGCGGCGCCAGCGGCGTAGGCCGAGCGACCACCCGGGCGGTGGTGGCCTCGATCTTTATGATCATTGTGGCCGACAGCATCTTTACGACCGTCTCCACATTGATGGGCGGATGA
- a CDS encoding ABC transporter ATP-binding protein, producing MSEQKTSEPVIECRDLVCGYGDVAVLEDVNVEIFRGEIAALLGGSGSGKSTLLKTIVGLLPPLSGEIRLLGEDIYAMTPKERSRVLRRTGMLYQYGALFGSRTIYDNISLPLRQHTNLPEPVIREMVRQKLALVGLEGLEFRLPADVSGGQRKRVALARATIMDPEIVFADEPSAGLDPVVAAGLDALLRQMQRLFGVTMVVVTHELESIKILADRVVMLADGRVRAVGTVEELSNSDDEIVYNFFHRVPPDYVDAGDGGSSVLDAMADSQS from the coding sequence ATGAGCGAGCAGAAGACATCCGAGCCTGTCATCGAGTGCCGCGATTTGGTCTGCGGCTACGGCGACGTCGCGGTGCTCGAGGACGTTAATGTCGAGATTTTCCGCGGCGAGATCGCCGCGCTTTTGGGCGGATCGGGCTCGGGCAAATCGACCTTGCTCAAAACGATCGTGGGCTTGTTGCCGCCACTTTCGGGCGAGATTCGCCTGTTGGGCGAAGATATCTACGCGATGACCCCCAAAGAACGCAGCCGAGTGCTCAGGCGCACCGGCATGCTCTATCAGTACGGGGCGCTGTTCGGCTCGCGCACCATCTACGACAACATCTCGTTGCCGCTTCGCCAGCACACCAATCTGCCCGAGCCGGTCATCCGCGAGATGGTTCGCCAGAAGCTGGCGCTGGTGGGGCTCGAGGGGCTGGAGTTTCGACTGCCGGCCGACGTCTCCGGCGGCCAGAGAAAACGTGTCGCCCTGGCACGCGCCACGATCATGGACCCTGAAATCGTCTTCGCCGACGAGCCCTCCGCCGGTCTCGACCCGGTGGTGGCGGCGGGCCTGGACGCCCTGCTGCGCCAGATGCAGCGCCTCTTCGGGGTCACGATGGTGGTGGTGACCCACGAGTTGGAGAGTATCAAGATCTTGGCCGACCGCGTGGTCATGCTCGCCGATGGGCGGGTGCGCGCCGTCGGCACCGTCGAAGAGCTGTCCAACAGCGACGACGAGATCGTCTATAACTTTTTCCACCGCGTCCCGCCCGATTATGTGGACGCGGGTGATGGCGGCAGCAGCGTCTTGGACGCGATGGCCGATAGTCAATCCTGA
- a CDS encoding MlaD family protein — translation MATRTQKVKLGVFLTAATVLFAGTVIVLTGMGLWEERWTYFIEFSESVSGLEQGAPVKLRGVRVGTVDAIRVDPDNVEVVEVRIQVDKGTPIKTDTQAYINMQGITGLKFIELAGGTAEAKLLPPGSEIQAGQSMLEQLTGRATDIGLKVEKLLNNILYMTRDKNQERVDQIIASAEASTQNLEQLSSELSQTLQVTRSLVADNREELDQLISNAGETSARANETLTEINELTRLAQQAVRGAKIPETVAEFRQTNTMVQERLQGLEVGNTMQKVTAALDTLTVLLQNLSQTVNQNQDQLRATFYNLRLAAESFKNLARSLQSQPSRLLFDDKPEPRELP, via the coding sequence ATGGCGACACGCACGCAAAAGGTCAAACTCGGCGTCTTCTTGACGGCGGCTACCGTGCTCTTTGCCGGCACGGTCATCGTGCTGACGGGCATGGGGCTGTGGGAGGAGCGCTGGACCTACTTCATCGAGTTCAGTGAGAGCGTCAGCGGCCTCGAGCAGGGCGCGCCGGTCAAGCTGCGCGGTGTGCGGGTGGGCACGGTCGACGCGATTCGAGTCGACCCCGACAACGTCGAGGTCGTCGAGGTGCGCATTCAGGTCGACAAGGGGACGCCCATCAAGACCGACACACAGGCGTACATTAACATGCAGGGGATCACCGGCTTGAAGTTCATCGAACTCGCCGGGGGCACCGCCGAGGCGAAGCTGTTGCCGCCGGGAAGCGAGATCCAGGCAGGCCAGAGCATGCTCGAGCAGTTGACCGGTCGCGCCACCGACATCGGTCTGAAGGTCGAAAAGCTGCTCAACAATATTTTGTACATGACCCGCGACAAGAACCAGGAGCGGGTCGACCAGATCATTGCCAGCGCCGAGGCGTCGACCCAGAACCTCGAGCAACTCAGCTCCGAACTCAGCCAGACCCTGCAGGTCACCCGCTCGCTGGTCGCCGATAACCGCGAGGAGCTCGACCAGCTCATCTCGAACGCCGGGGAGACCTCCGCGCGCGCCAACGAGACGCTCACCGAGATCAACGAGCTGACACGGTTGGCCCAGCAGGCGGTGCGCGGCGCCAAGATTCCCGAGACGGTCGCCGAGTTCCGCCAGACCAACACCATGGTCCAAGAGCGCCTCCAAGGCCTCGAGGTGGGCAACACCATGCAGAAGGTGACCGCTGCCCTCGACACGCTGACGGTGCTTTTGCAGAACTTGAGTCAGACGGTCAACCAGAACCAGGACCAACTCCGGGCCACGTTCTACAACCTCCGTTTGGCCGCCGAGAGTTTCAAAAATCTGGCGCGCTCACTCCAATCTCAGCCGTCGCGATTGCTCTTCGACGACAAACCCGAACCACGTGAACTTCCATGA
- a CDS encoding ABC-type transport auxiliary lipoprotein family protein, which yields MIDSNLYVRWSVMLVLALALGAASACGGSTPEVKHYRLDLRPQQTASEVGDKPVLGIEQFTTDAAYDEPKIVYRKTPYELNYYYYHRWATNPGMLVTDALRRGYAATGRFESVSTGQVVGSDVVLSGHISAIEEVDVTEEKWLGRVVLEMRLRDGQTGDLLWTKVFEEQERLAERTPAGLARAVSEALTRVVDQSADDIAQAARQSGATMSSRLGF from the coding sequence ATGATTGATTCGAATTTGTATGTGCGATGGTCGGTAATGCTGGTGTTGGCGTTGGCGCTGGGGGCTGCGAGCGCCTGTGGCGGGTCGACGCCCGAGGTCAAGCACTACCGGCTCGACCTCCGGCCACAGCAGACGGCCTCGGAAGTGGGCGACAAGCCGGTGCTCGGCATCGAGCAGTTCACCACCGACGCTGCCTACGACGAGCCCAAGATTGTCTACCGAAAGACGCCCTACGAGCTGAACTACTACTACTACCACCGTTGGGCGACGAACCCGGGGATGTTGGTCACGGATGCGCTGCGGCGCGGCTATGCGGCGACCGGGCGCTTCGAGTCGGTCTCGACCGGGCAGGTGGTCGGCAGCGACGTGGTGTTGTCGGGCCATATCTCGGCCATCGAAGAGGTCGATGTCACCGAGGAGAAGTGGCTGGGCCGTGTGGTCCTCGAGATGCGGCTTCGCGACGGTCAGACCGGGGACTTGCTGTGGACGAAGGTATTTGAAGAGCAAGAGAGGCTCGCCGAGCGCACCCCTGCCGGGCTCGCCCGAGCGGTCAGCGAGGCGTTGACGCGCGTCGTCGACCAGAGCGCCGACGACATCGCGCAGGCCGCGCGCCAGTCGGGCGCGACGATGAGCTCGAGGCTGGGGTTCTAA
- a CDS encoding protein kinase domain-containing protein, giving the protein MVDHFGEGTKFGRYALLGKIGTGGMAEIYRAKTFGAAGFEKEFAIKLILPSLVDDSEFVEMFINEAKIAVSLYHANIVQVFDLGEIDGQYYIAMEYVLGKDLLEVLARCAERNLKIPLNLVLFITMEMLKGLNFAHRAKDPFGEDLNIIHRDVSPSNIMISYAGDVKVGDFGVAKAAIERTLTESGTLKGKVGYMSPEQVMGEEIDARSDVFAAGVVFFEALSMSRLFVGSSDLEVMLQVRDADIAKGLEKAEPLPQDLRTIVQRALTKHREERFQTSGEFYQALVDFCYHHSIKVTGTDLSNFMRRLFADEIEKEKTKRRAEPRLQQLMAEAKRPPKEKPALEKTPAPAAEKALQMADQVPMSEAYESSAAESDAAESDAADESHTTLDATDDQRYRYRDSSGLIYGPMGLETLVGLVSEQEEVVGDRVSIDGGAWRPLEQVDELDEVIDPKGAPDDAPSEADAPPAAEPQDSDADTDDSDADDSEADEDRPDTLRGPAPEEVGRETTTLPEDHDLARELEDAVSSLEQLSRGLSESTARETGSRAAFEMTSSVVNDSDVDKEPPSVPDEADDATMHDDESAQQAIEELRSQYASYEGELSRVPFARILARLHRSGATGRLHVQDGSVEKSIFMRDGEPILVDSNKKEELLGSFLIRRDRITQAQLDEALARLSEWGGRLGDALVAIGAVEAHDIFELLAEQMREKLLDVFTWSRGHYGYYENQEPDTMGYPLGLDTYSTIVQACREYIPLDLINGFYQGRRHTSIFESTRAPVDVDRLRLSSRELRILTQLDAGSNLNSILDESSQDRKDLVLRTVYLLHQVEVLKFETTDKLELPGD; this is encoded by the coding sequence GTGGTCGATCATTTCGGCGAAGGCACGAAGTTCGGGCGGTACGCCCTGCTGGGTAAAATCGGCACCGGGGGAATGGCCGAGATCTATCGCGCCAAGACCTTTGGGGCGGCTGGTTTCGAGAAAGAATTCGCGATCAAGTTGATCTTGCCCAGCCTCGTCGACGACAGCGAATTCGTCGAGATGTTCATCAACGAGGCCAAGATCGCGGTCAGCCTCTACCACGCCAACATCGTGCAGGTCTTCGATCTCGGTGAGATCGACGGGCAGTACTACATCGCCATGGAGTACGTGCTCGGCAAGGATTTGCTCGAGGTGCTGGCGCGTTGCGCCGAGCGCAACCTCAAGATCCCGCTCAACCTGGTGCTCTTCATCACCATGGAGATGCTCAAGGGGCTCAACTTCGCCCACCGCGCCAAAGACCCGTTCGGCGAGGACTTGAACATCATCCACCGCGACGTCAGCCCGTCGAATATCATGATCAGCTACGCGGGCGACGTCAAAGTGGGCGACTTCGGGGTAGCCAAGGCCGCCATCGAGCGCACCTTGACCGAGAGCGGCACGCTCAAAGGCAAGGTCGGCTACATGAGCCCCGAGCAGGTCATGGGCGAGGAGATCGACGCGCGCAGCGACGTCTTCGCCGCCGGCGTAGTCTTCTTCGAGGCGTTGAGCATGAGCCGGCTCTTTGTGGGCAGCTCGGACCTCGAGGTGATGCTGCAGGTACGCGACGCCGACATCGCCAAAGGCCTCGAGAAGGCCGAGCCGCTGCCTCAAGATCTGCGCACGATTGTCCAGCGCGCGCTGACCAAGCATCGCGAGGAGCGCTTCCAGACCTCCGGCGAGTTCTACCAGGCGCTGGTCGATTTCTGCTACCACCACAGCATCAAGGTCACCGGCACCGACCTGTCGAACTTCATGCGCCGGCTGTTCGCCGACGAGATCGAAAAAGAGAAGACGAAGCGGCGCGCCGAGCCGCGCCTGCAGCAGCTCATGGCCGAGGCGAAACGACCGCCCAAAGAGAAGCCGGCGCTCGAAAAGACGCCCGCGCCCGCCGCCGAAAAGGCGCTGCAGATGGCCGACCAGGTGCCGATGAGCGAGGCCTACGAGTCGTCGGCCGCCGAGAGCGATGCCGCCGAGAGCGATGCCGCCGACGAATCGCATACCACGCTCGACGCCACCGACGACCAGCGCTACCGCTACCGCGATTCGAGCGGGCTGATCTACGGGCCGATGGGGCTCGAGACGCTGGTGGGCCTGGTTTCCGAGCAGGAAGAAGTCGTGGGCGACCGCGTCTCCATCGACGGCGGTGCATGGCGGCCGCTCGAACAGGTCGACGAGCTCGACGAGGTGATCGACCCAAAGGGTGCGCCCGACGACGCCCCCTCGGAGGCGGACGCGCCGCCGGCCGCCGAGCCGCAAGATTCGGACGCCGACACAGACGACTCGGACGCCGATGATTCCGAAGCCGACGAGGATCGCCCCGACACCCTGCGTGGACCGGCGCCCGAGGAGGTCGGCCGAGAGACCACGACCCTGCCCGAAGACCACGACCTCGCCAGGGAACTCGAGGACGCGGTCTCCTCACTCGAACAGCTCAGCCGGGGACTCTCCGAGTCGACCGCCCGCGAGACGGGAAGCCGAGCCGCCTTCGAGATGACCTCGAGCGTGGTCAACGACTCGGATGTCGACAAAGAGCCGCCTTCGGTACCCGACGAGGCCGACGACGCGACCATGCACGACGACGAATCGGCGCAACAGGCCATCGAGGAGTTGCGCAGCCAATACGCCAGCTACGAGGGCGAATTGTCGCGGGTGCCGTTTGCGCGCATCCTGGCACGTCTGCATCGCTCCGGGGCCACCGGGCGACTGCACGTCCAAGACGGGTCGGTCGAAAAGTCGATCTTCATGCGCGACGGGGAGCCGATCTTGGTCGACTCGAATAAGAAAGAGGAACTCTTGGGTTCCTTTTTGATCCGCCGCGACCGCATCACCCAGGCACAGCTCGATGAAGCGCTGGCGCGGCTGAGCGAGTGGGGCGGACGCCTGGGCGACGCGCTGGTCGCCATCGGCGCGGTCGAGGCTCACGACATCTTCGAGCTTCTGGCCGAGCAAATGCGCGAGAAGCTGCTCGACGTCTTCACCTGGTCGCGGGGTCACTACGGGTACTACGAGAATCAAGAGCCCGACACGATGGGCTATCCGCTGGGGCTGGACACTTACTCGACGATTGTGCAGGCCTGCCGCGAGTATATCCCCCTCGATCTGATCAACGGGTTTTATCAGGGGCGCCGACACACCTCGATCTTCGAGTCCACGCGGGCGCCAGTCGACGTCGACCGACTTCGGTTGAGTTCACGCGAGCTTCGCATCCTGACCCAGCTCGACGCGGGCAGCAACCTGAACTCGATCCTCGACGAGAGCTCACAGGACCGCAAAGACCTGGTGCTTCGCACCGTCTACCTGCTCCATCAGGTCGAAGTCCTCAAATTCGAGACCACCGACAAGCTCGAGCTTCCGGGAGATTGA
- a CDS encoding TetR/AcrR family transcriptional regulator — MTKHRSPDERATQILDAARACFMRKGYFATKMDEIARESGLSKGGIYFHFDSKRDIFRSLVEREYNRDMEFIDGVLDAENDIATILIGLGEHFVQQFAATDKPRFTAIIAEMAIRDEEIDEMVQELQESYIGRLASVLERAMDEGQVRRLHATSAATLLKAIIDGIQAGMAVGGSTPDLEKLLETSMEVLTRGLLTDEALG, encoded by the coding sequence ATGACCAAGCATCGTAGCCCAGATGAGCGCGCGACCCAGATTCTGGACGCAGCGCGCGCTTGCTTTATGCGCAAAGGCTATTTTGCCACCAAGATGGACGAGATCGCCCGGGAGTCGGGCCTGTCGAAAGGGGGCATCTATTTTCACTTCGACTCCAAGCGCGACATTTTTCGCAGCCTGGTCGAGCGCGAGTACAACCGCGACATGGAGTTCATCGACGGGGTCTTGGACGCCGAGAACGATATTGCCACCATTTTGATCGGGCTGGGGGAGCATTTCGTGCAGCAATTCGCCGCGACCGACAAGCCGCGGTTTACCGCCATCATTGCCGAGATGGCCATCCGCGACGAAGAGATCGACGAGATGGTCCAAGAGCTGCAAGAAAGCTATATCGGTCGATTGGCCAGCGTGTTGGAGCGTGCGATGGACGAGGGGCAGGTAAGACGGCTCCACGCCACCTCGGCGGCGACGCTGCTCAAGGCGATCATCGATGGGATTCAGGCGGGAATGGCCGTCGGCGGGAGTACCCCGGATCTCGAGAAGCTACTCGAGACGAGCATGGAGGTGCTCACCCGCGGACTGCTGACCGACGAGGCGCTCGGCTGA